One genomic segment of Pedobacter endophyticus includes these proteins:
- a CDS encoding SusD/RagB family nutrient-binding outer membrane lipoprotein, with the protein MKKILNFLLMGAIAVGFSSCKKYLDINKNTNDATTATPALVLPQAIVGTAAVSQALNASYYTLGGFSANIYGVGGYGSTLTYAYTAGSFVTGFTASYDNANDYQYVIDNTAADPSLAYSTAIARIMKAYVFAKVVDQYNDVPYFEALKGSTMLTPKYDKAEDIYKDLISQLTTSIELITAAQASVATSNIVPSTDPLFKGDMNLWKKFANTIKLRLLIKMAGVPEQASYAATGFNGLNTSIGFLSTNALVNPGYVKANNSDGVSQQNPSYNSLAFNTSNVRSQSQSIPTRWIMTFYTGSKLSDPGRGDVIYRGFPSTAVNQLGEENTSSSQVPPAGFSAWFTGIDATSPGLGVAKGPSQGQSLMLAAESYFLQAEAYVRGYLTGDAEAAFKAGITASFDYLYQNQNNTVDPGKNVSSAVLAYQTANPGSYLVNYQLTAMPAIGDYNTDVLQRRIEAIITQKYIAMNMIHCDEAFNEFKRTTYPRIVNGSQDALLTFASKQSVSTRPDKLPGRVLYPQSEYNLNPANVPSVTLFGSKIFWDTKD; encoded by the coding sequence ATGAAAAAGATTTTAAACTTTTTATTGATGGGTGCCATAGCAGTTGGCTTTTCTTCCTGCAAAAAGTACCTGGATATAAATAAAAATACAAACGATGCGACAACTGCAACCCCAGCACTTGTTTTGCCTCAGGCAATTGTTGGCACGGCAGCAGTTTCGCAAGCTCTTAATGCATCTTATTATACGCTTGGTGGTTTTTCAGCAAACATTTATGGGGTGGGCGGCTATGGCTCTACTTTGACTTATGCATACACTGCCGGAAGTTTTGTAACTGGCTTCACTGCGTCCTACGATAACGCAAATGACTACCAGTATGTAATTGATAATACCGCAGCCGATCCGTCTCTAGCCTATTCAACTGCGATTGCTCGTATAATGAAAGCCTATGTTTTTGCAAAAGTTGTCGATCAATATAATGACGTGCCCTATTTCGAAGCTTTAAAGGGCAGCACCATGTTGACCCCAAAGTACGATAAGGCTGAGGATATTTACAAAGATTTAATTTCTCAATTAACAACGTCAATTGAATTGATAACTGCGGCTCAAGCAAGCGTGGCAACAAGTAATATTGTTCCAAGTACAGACCCTTTATTTAAAGGAGACATGAATTTATGGAAGAAATTTGCAAATACGATTAAACTACGTTTGTTAATTAAGATGGCGGGAGTTCCTGAGCAGGCTAGCTACGCTGCGACAGGGTTTAACGGATTAAATACTTCAATTGGCTTTTTGAGTACAAACGCTTTGGTTAATCCCGGCTATGTTAAGGCAAACAATTCGGATGGAGTTAGTCAACAAAACCCTAGCTATAATAGCCTTGCTTTTAATACAAGTAATGTTAGATCGCAAAGTCAGTCGATTCCCACTAGGTGGATTATGACTTTCTATACAGGATCAAAGTTGTCAGACCCCGGTCGGGGAGATGTAATCTATAGAGGTTTCCCAAGTACAGCTGTCAATCAATTGGGAGAGGAGAATACATCTTCTTCTCAGGTTCCGCCGGCAGGGTTTTCTGCTTGGTTTACCGGGATCGATGCAACTAGCCCTGGCTTAGGTGTAGCAAAAGGGCCTTCTCAGGGACAATCGCTAATGTTGGCCGCTGAGAGTTATTTTTTACAGGCTGAAGCCTACGTGAGAGGTTATCTAACCGGCGATGCTGAAGCAGCCTTTAAAGCTGGTATTACTGCGTCTTTTGATTATTTGTATCAAAACCAAAATAATACAGTTGATCCGGGTAAAAATGTGTCTTCTGCTGTTTTGGCTTACCAGACTGCAAATCCTGGTAGTTATTTAGTTAACTATCAATTAACCGCTATGCCGGCTATTGGCGATTACAATACAGATGTTTTACAGCGAAGAATAGAAGCGATTATAACTCAAAAATACATTGCGATGAACATGATTCATTGTGATGAGGCATTTAACGAGTTTAAACGAACAACTTATCCACGGATTGTGAATGGCTCGCAAGATGCCCTTTTAACCTTTGCCTCTAAGCAATCGGTTTCCACACGTCCTGATAAACTGCCTGGCCGTGTTCTTTATCCACAATCAGAATACAATTTAAACCCAGCCAACGTTCCTTCGGTTACCTTGTTTGGCTCAAAAATATTTTGGGACACAAAAGATTAA
- a CDS encoding DUF1735 domain-containing protein, giving the protein MKKYTYKSLALFLVITSLTSCLKDDSLVLDPKKGHNVIEFANPGQIAINGSIYPLYVLSYEVVPEVSTTVTVSYSGPETEAPEDITVNLALAPSSVIEEYNTKQDKHYELMPTSNYTFNTSSVVIKKGTTKASFDIKFKPNTFDLSKALVLPLKIVSASSGIVSGNFNVILLNVGAKNAYDGIYQYTTSASTSLQPNKNVEVELITQSSTTVGLSPGLLATYSNVVTYTVDPTTLAVTVTCPSLGVQTPQDVRSKYDPTTKTFTVFWKQGNGNRTFEETLVYKRGR; this is encoded by the coding sequence ATGAAAAAATATACATATAAATCACTAGCGCTATTCTTAGTTATTACATCACTAACATCTTGTCTTAAAGATGATAGCCTGGTTTTAGATCCTAAAAAGGGGCATAATGTAATCGAGTTTGCTAACCCAGGACAAATTGCAATTAATGGCAGTATTTACCCCTTGTATGTGCTGTCTTATGAGGTAGTCCCAGAAGTTTCTACAACCGTTACTGTCAGTTATTCTGGTCCTGAAACGGAGGCACCGGAAGATATTACTGTTAATTTAGCTTTAGCTCCCAGTTCTGTAATTGAGGAGTATAACACGAAACAAGATAAACATTACGAACTGATGCCAACTTCAAATTATACCTTTAACACAAGTTCAGTCGTTATTAAAAAAGGAACAACCAAAGCTAGTTTTGATATTAAGTTTAAACCCAATACATTCGATCTATCCAAGGCACTCGTGTTGCCATTGAAGATCGTTTCCGCCTCTTCTGGTATTGTTAGTGGAAACTTCAACGTTATACTCTTAAATGTAGGCGCAAAAAACGCTTATGACGGTATTTATCAGTATACCACATCTGCAAGTACCTCTTTACAGCCAAATAAGAATGTTGAAGTCGAACTGATTACGCAGTCGTCTACAACAGTAGGTCTTTCTCCAGGACTATTAGCCACTTACAGTAACGTTGTTACCTACACGGTAGACCCTACTACGCTTGCAGTGACTGTTACTTGTCCGTCTTTGGGCGTGCAAACACCCCAAGATGTTAGAAGCAAATACGACCCTACAACAAAAACATTTACGGTTTTTTGGAAGCAAGGAAATGGCAATAGAACTTTTGAAGAAACACTTGTTTATAAAAGAGGGAGATAA
- a CDS encoding SusC/RagA family TonB-linked outer membrane protein, with protein sequence MKKLLQSLFILMFVAFSAAAQERTVSGTVTSQEDGLPVPGATVRVKEIPNLGAQTGANGKFTLKVPANGKTLIVTFLGYGTREFAIPSSNVLNAVLVSDVTSLNEVVVTAGGITIQRRQQGNQSTTVKAEELTQGKAFNVASALTGKVAGLQVNAVSSGVNPSVRLVLRGNRSLLGNNQALVVVDNVIVPSDILGNLNPEDIENIEVLNGAGAAALYGSDASNGALIIQTKKGKRGTSSINVSHTTNVEQVSFLPQLQERFGSGTGNDDVPTYTAFENQQYGPAFDGTVRPIGKPLADGSIQSVPYSFNSDENKNAFWETGYSNQTDFNVSSGDEKGTYYFSGQYFDQKSTVPGDKYNRFTMRINGERNLTQNLTFSFNANYVQNRYNTSSAISAVFDNVLQSPGQIPLTRYKDYKNDPFSTPDGYYNEYYQNPYFALGNNRSITRNDYLTGNVQLKWFPIKELSLLVRASLSNRSFANKSTTDKYTYSDYRLRLTSNFSNILGSVSDYSGFNTQINPEFIAQYIKKLSRDFTLNVIAGGTVRQNTYKTVNVNTNGGLAQGGFFNIGNGLQNPGASEANYKARQIGLYGDARLGFRDYLYLHVTGRNDWRSILSPENRSFFYPSADISFIASDAIPFLKNSNVIESLKIRGGVSKVGNVNLGNNSNFGAYALLPTFGSAYGYPYGGIPGYTLGDRIVAADIKPEMTLAYEGGIDFSLLKSRVTGSFTYYNTSTTDQTVPIDVATSTGFNKFLTNTGEVTNKGVETSLRVVPVRNTTNGLEVSVGANYTYNENKVASISNGLSQISLSGSATTGLGVWAIEGQSFPSLKGTDYVRDTEGRIIVDRITGFPSLTTGTFILGNTEPKHRLGLDATASFKGFRLAALFEYRGGFVMAQSSGSYDFSGAGIRTTYFNRERFVVPNSSYLDPATNTYVENTNITTRTGGVDFWTNGPTNTGVGTNYVYSAAFWKLRELSLGYDIPKSVLGNLKYVKAARISIQGRNLFIWTPKTNIYTDPEYSSAGADNNGIGIVNLGQTPPARFYGATLSLTF encoded by the coding sequence ATGAAAAAACTTCTACAAAGTTTGTTCATTCTTATGTTCGTTGCGTTCAGCGCAGCGGCTCAAGAAAGAACAGTCAGTGGAACAGTAACATCCCAAGAAGATGGCCTACCAGTTCCAGGTGCAACAGTTAGAGTCAAAGAAATCCCCAATCTCGGCGCACAAACCGGCGCAAATGGCAAATTCACTCTAAAAGTACCAGCAAACGGCAAAACACTTATCGTTACTTTTTTGGGCTATGGCACCAGAGAGTTCGCTATTCCTAGCAGTAATGTGCTTAATGCGGTGTTAGTATCCGACGTAACCTCGCTAAATGAAGTTGTAGTAACCGCTGGCGGTATTACCATTCAACGTAGACAGCAGGGTAACCAATCGACAACCGTAAAAGCCGAAGAGCTAACTCAAGGCAAGGCCTTTAACGTTGCCAGCGCTTTAACAGGTAAAGTGGCGGGTTTGCAAGTAAATGCCGTGAGTAGTGGTGTTAACCCAAGCGTTCGTTTAGTATTAAGAGGAAACCGCTCATTGCTTGGAAATAACCAGGCGTTGGTTGTTGTCGATAATGTTATTGTACCGAGTGACATTTTGGGTAATTTGAATCCCGAAGATATTGAGAACATTGAGGTACTGAATGGTGCCGGAGCAGCTGCGCTCTACGGATCAGATGCATCTAACGGTGCCTTGATTATTCAGACCAAAAAAGGCAAAAGAGGTACATCATCGATCAATGTAAGCCACACAACCAACGTAGAGCAAGTAAGTTTCTTGCCTCAATTACAAGAGCGTTTTGGCTCAGGTACAGGTAACGATGATGTTCCAACTTATACGGCTTTTGAGAACCAACAATATGGACCAGCATTCGATGGTACTGTTCGCCCTATTGGCAAGCCGCTGGCAGATGGATCAATCCAGTCTGTACCTTACTCATTCAACAGCGATGAAAACAAAAACGCATTTTGGGAAACAGGCTATTCAAATCAAACAGATTTTAATGTTTCATCAGGCGATGAAAAGGGAACTTATTATTTCTCTGGCCAGTATTTCGATCAAAAAAGTACCGTTCCGGGCGATAAGTACAACAGGTTCACCATGCGTATTAACGGTGAGCGTAACCTAACGCAAAACCTTACTTTCAGTTTCAATGCCAACTACGTGCAAAATCGCTACAATACCTCATCTGCAATCTCTGCAGTTTTCGATAACGTATTGCAGTCGCCTGGGCAAATTCCTTTAACCAGGTATAAGGATTACAAAAATGATCCATTCTCTACTCCAGACGGATATTACAATGAATACTATCAAAACCCATATTTCGCTTTGGGCAATAACCGTAGCATTACCCGCAACGATTATTTAACAGGAAATGTCCAGTTGAAGTGGTTCCCGATTAAGGAATTATCTTTATTGGTGAGAGCGAGTTTATCAAACCGTAGCTTTGCAAACAAATCGACCACTGATAAATATACTTATTCTGATTACCGTTTAAGACTAACATCAAACTTCTCAAATATTCTTGGTTCGGTAAGCGATTACTCGGGTTTTAACACGCAAATAAACCCTGAGTTTATTGCGCAGTACATCAAGAAACTATCAAGAGATTTTACCTTGAATGTAATCGCTGGTGGTACAGTAAGACAAAACACATACAAAACCGTAAATGTGAATACCAATGGCGGTTTGGCTCAAGGTGGTTTCTTCAACATTGGTAATGGCCTTCAAAATCCAGGTGCGAGCGAAGCAAATTATAAAGCCAGACAAATTGGCCTCTATGGCGATGCCCGTTTAGGTTTCAGAGACTATCTGTATTTGCACGTAACCGGAAGAAACGATTGGAGATCGATTTTATCTCCCGAGAACAGATCGTTCTTCTATCCATCTGCTGATATCTCGTTCATTGCGTCGGATGCGATTCCTTTCTTAAAGAATTCAAACGTAATTGAATCATTAAAAATCCGTGGTGGTGTATCAAAAGTAGGTAACGTAAACTTAGGCAACAACTCTAACTTCGGTGCTTACGCCCTATTGCCAACATTTGGCTCGGCTTATGGATATCCTTACGGCGGTATTCCGGGCTACACTTTGGGCGATAGAATCGTTGCTGCAGACATTAAGCCGGAGATGACTTTAGCCTATGAAGGCGGTATCGATTTCTCTTTACTTAAATCGAGAGTTACCGGTAGTTTCACTTATTATAATACCAGCACTACAGATCAAACGGTGCCAATCGACGTGGCAACCTCAACAGGTTTCAACAAATTCTTAACCAACACTGGTGAAGTAACCAACAAAGGTGTTGAAACATCACTTCGCGTTGTGCCAGTAAGAAATACAACCAACGGATTAGAAGTTTCGGTAGGTGCAAACTATACTTACAACGAAAACAAGGTGGCTTCGATCAGCAACGGTTTAAGTCAGATTTCGCTATCAGGATCTGCAACTACGGGCTTGGGCGTTTGGGCGATCGAAGGACAGTCTTTCCCATCGCTTAAAGGTACTGACTATGTAAGAGATACCGAAGGCAGAATAATTGTAGATCGTATTACAGGATTTCCAAGTTTGACCACTGGAACGTTTATTTTAGGAAATACAGAGCCAAAACACCGTTTAGGATTAGATGCAACGGCATCATTTAAAGGGTTCCGTTTAGCGGCCTTGTTCGAATATAGAGGCGGTTTTGTGATGGCCCAAAGTTCTGGAAGCTACGACTTCTCAGGAGCGGGAATCAGAACCACCTATTTTAACCGCGAGCGTTTCGTTGTGCCAAACTCTTCTTACTTAGATCCGGCAACCAACACTTATGTAGAGAATACAAACATTACCACGCGTACAGGTGGAGTTGACTTTTGGACCAACGGACCAACAAACACTGGTGTAGGTACCAACTATGTGTATTCAGCAGCTTTCTGGAAATTAAGAGAGTTATCATTGGGATATGATATTCCTAAATCGGTTTTGGGGAATTTAAAATATGTTAAGGCCGCTCGTATTAGTATTCAGGGTAGAAACTTATTTATCTGGACTCCAAAAACAAATATTTACACAGACCCGGAATACAGTTCTGCCGGAGCTGACAACAATGGTATAGGTATCGTTAACCTTGGCCAAACGCCTCCAGCCAGATTTTATGGAGCAACCTTATCATTAACATTTTAA
- a CDS encoding SusD/RagB family nutrient-binding outer membrane lipoprotein: protein MKKILNVILIGAVAVGFASCKKYLDINTNQNSATSSTPALVLPQAIVGTAAITQSLNSAYYFPGGFSANIFGVGGYGASVTYAYTAGSFVTGFSSSYDNATDYQYVIDNTSADPALAYSTAIARIMKAFVFARIVDQYNDVPYTDAVKGNAVLTPKYDKAEDIYKDLIAQLTASIDAIAAAQGGTVANKVVASTDPLFKGDMDLWKKFANTIKLRLLIKMRGVPEQASYATTEFAALNTTLGFLTTNALVNPGYVKEANRQSPIYGSLGFASDGTRSQGQAIPTKWILSFYNGTKLSDPGRGRVIYRGFPSTPTNQLGEENTVSTQVPPTGFSAWFTGVDANTPGLGVAKGPSQGQPLMLAAESHFLQAEAYVRGYLTGDAKAAFESGITASFNYLYQNQNGTVDAGKNVSADVAAYIAANADQSANPLVYLANWNFTDKPLASDYNQSTLERRIEAIITQKYIAFNVIHADEAFNEFKRTTYPRVVNGSQDPVLTFASKQSVSTRPDRMIGRVLYPQSEYNLNPTNVPSVTIFGSRIFWDLN, encoded by the coding sequence ATGAAAAAGATTTTAAACGTCATATTGATAGGTGCCGTTGCAGTGGGCTTCGCTTCCTGCAAAAAGTATCTTGATATTAATACAAATCAAAACAGCGCAACAAGTTCAACGCCTGCGCTCGTATTGCCTCAGGCCATTGTGGGTACTGCAGCAATTACTCAGTCGCTTAACAGCGCTTATTATTTTCCGGGTGGTTTTTCTGCCAACATTTTTGGTGTGGGTGGTTACGGAGCCAGCGTAACTTATGCCTATACCGCCGGTAGCTTCGTAACAGGTTTTTCTTCCTCGTACGATAATGCAACCGATTACCAGTATGTTATTGATAACACATCTGCCGATCCAGCATTAGCTTATTCAACTGCAATTGCCAGAATTATGAAGGCATTTGTTTTCGCCAGAATAGTAGATCAGTATAACGACGTGCCTTACACAGATGCTGTTAAAGGTAATGCCGTGCTTACCCCGAAATACGATAAGGCCGAAGACATCTATAAAGATCTCATTGCTCAGCTTACCGCATCAATCGATGCAATTGCTGCGGCGCAAGGAGGTACAGTGGCAAATAAGGTAGTTGCAAGTACCGATCCATTATTTAAAGGAGATATGGATTTGTGGAAAAAGTTTGCAAACACGATTAAACTGAGATTACTGATCAAAATGCGTGGCGTGCCCGAGCAGGCATCTTATGCTACAACAGAATTTGCTGCTTTGAACACCACACTTGGTTTCTTAACAACAAACGCATTGGTAAACCCTGGCTATGTTAAAGAAGCAAACAGACAAAGCCCGATTTACGGATCGCTTGGTTTCGCTAGTGATGGTACCAGGTCGCAAGGTCAGGCAATCCCTACTAAATGGATTCTATCTTTTTATAATGGAACCAAATTGTCTGATCCCGGACGCGGACGCGTAATCTATCGTGGTTTCCCCAGCACCCCTACCAATCAGTTGGGTGAAGAGAATACCGTATCAACTCAAGTTCCACCAACCGGATTTTCTGCTTGGTTTACCGGAGTTGATGCAAACACACCAGGGCTAGGTGTGGCCAAAGGCCCATCGCAAGGTCAGCCTTTAATGTTGGCCGCAGAAAGTCATTTCTTACAAGCCGAAGCTTACGTGAGAGGTTATTTAACAGGCGACGCCAAAGCAGCGTTTGAATCTGGCATTACCGCTTCATTCAATTATCTATACCAAAACCAAAATGGTACCGTAGACGCAGGAAAAAATGTTAGTGCCGATGTTGCAGCCTATATCGCTGCAAATGCCGATCAAAGTGCAAATCCATTGGTTTATTTAGCCAACTGGAACTTTACAGATAAGCCCTTAGCCAGCGATTATAATCAAAGCACCTTAGAAAGAAGAATTGAGGCGATCATTACTCAAAAGTACATTGCATTTAACGTAATTCACGCCGATGAAGCTTTCAACGAATTTAAGCGTACTACCTATCCACGCGTTGTAAATGGCTCGCAAGATCCAGTATTAACGTTTGCTTCAAAGCAGTCAGTTTCAACACGCCCAGACAGAATGATCGGAAGGGTTCTTTATCCACAAAGTGAGTATAACCTGAATCCTACAAATGTTCCTTCGGTTACAATATTCGGTTCGCGAATTTTCTGGGACTTAAATTAA
- a CDS encoding BT_3987 domain-containing protein: MKKNILKSITLLLAVTSLTSCLKDDRLVLDPAKGHNVIEFANPAQIVRTGTPSPMYAFSYESTSSPVLPVTVSYSGPEATAPQDITVQIAVGADSKITEYNTATGDHFVKLQPASYTISATEVVIKAGTSKATFNVSFKPATFNFAAAEVLPLTITSASSGIISGNFNTILLNVSAKNAYDGVYAMQAGSFVQRYSNPTTPTTGDNLNGSTATNPDVTLTTVGANTVQIGNLKWAGGTSNVAGIDNLQATVDPATNLVTMKALGNATLANIPGSVNKYDPATKTFTLNFDWNQTGAKRVYSLNIKYKASR, translated from the coding sequence ATGAAAAAAAATATTCTAAAATCTATAACACTTCTGCTTGCGGTAACTTCGCTTACCTCTTGCTTGAAAGATGACCGCCTGGTTCTTGATCCGGCAAAGGGCCATAATGTAATTGAGTTTGCTAACCCCGCTCAAATTGTTAGAACCGGCACTCCATCGCCGATGTATGCATTCTCATATGAGTCAACTTCTAGTCCGGTTTTACCTGTTACTGTAAGCTACTCTGGCCCAGAGGCGACTGCTCCGCAGGATATAACCGTTCAGATTGCGGTTGGTGCCGATTCGAAAATTACCGAATACAACACGGCAACTGGCGATCATTTTGTGAAGCTTCAGCCTGCGAGCTATACAATTTCGGCAACCGAAGTTGTAATTAAAGCCGGAACGAGCAAAGCCACTTTTAATGTTAGCTTTAAACCAGCCACTTTTAACTTTGCGGCTGCCGAAGTATTGCCATTAACAATTACTTCAGCTTCTTCGGGCATCATCAGCGGAAACTTTAACACCATTTTGTTAAATGTAAGTGCAAAAAATGCGTACGATGGTGTGTATGCCATGCAGGCCGGAAGTTTTGTACAGCGTTACAGCAACCCAACTACGCCAACAACAGGCGATAATTTAAATGGAAGTACGGCAACGAATCCGGATGTAACTTTAACCACAGTTGGAGCCAATACCGTACAAATTGGCAACTTGAAATGGGCCGGTGGTACTTCAAACGTTGCTGGTATCGATAACCTACAAGCAACTGTAGACCCTGCAACCAATCTGGTTACCATGAAAGCGCTGGGTAATGCTACATTAGCAAACATCCCAGGTTCTGTTAACAAATATGATCCGGCAACGAAAACATTTACCTTAAATTTCGACTGGAACCAAACAGGAGCAAAAAGGGTTTACTCTTTAAACATAAAGTATAAAGCATCCAGATAG
- a CDS encoding toxin-antitoxin system YwqK family antitoxin, producing MKTKFYLSALALFAGLHLCSAQEQKTTSLSDATKVVYAMNDAKKLDGVYSVMKDDDKVLLRGVYKDNTRTGNWYAFNDNGKVFLRYNYDLNKLVYLDTLSINRLSVNVDTTDPTAKEKASIPVPIASIDQYISLLGTELKRMILKENRNADGTLDVDLTTNIDKKGKANYEATYFADGLKVVKRLVIAEKGFDIDWIPSSYNGQNYASTFTVKARIDFTQKPGIKQRFIWVY from the coding sequence ATGAAAACAAAATTTTACCTCTCGGCCCTGGCCCTATTCGCTGGCCTCCACCTGTGCTCGGCACAGGAACAAAAAACTACTTCTTTATCTGATGCAACCAAAGTGGTGTATGCCATGAACGATGCCAAAAAGCTTGACGGCGTTTACTCCGTAATGAAAGATGATGATAAGGTGTTGTTAAGGGGTGTATATAAAGACAATACCCGAACGGGCAATTGGTATGCTTTTAATGATAACGGGAAGGTGTTTTTGAGATACAATTACGACCTGAACAAATTGGTTTACCTGGATACGCTGAGTATTAATCGTTTAAGTGTAAACGTAGATACGACCGACCCAACAGCTAAAGAAAAGGCAAGCATTCCGGTTCCCATTGCATCTATTGATCAATACATTTCTTTATTGGGAACCGAGCTAAAGCGAATGATTTTAAAAGAAAACAGAAACGCTGATGGCACCCTCGATGTAGATTTAACAACCAATATAGATAAAAAGGGCAAGGCTAATTATGAAGCTACTTATTTTGCCGATGGACTAAAAGTGGTGAAACGCCTGGTTATTGCCGAAAAAGGATTTGATATAGATTGGATTCCATCCAGCTATAACGGCCAGAATTATGCATCAACATTTACTGTAAAGGCAAGAATCGATTTTACACAAAAACCGGGCATCAAACAGCGTTTTATTTGGGTTTATTAA